In the Oscillospiraceae bacterium genome, CTGCCGCAGAGGAAGGTGTTGTCGGCGAGGTCAAAAAGCCGATCTTGGAGGACTGGGACGATTTTGACAACTACCGTTTCCCGACGGAACTGATTGACGAACTGGACTTGACCGGTTTCGACGAGCAGTGCAAGAAAAGCGATAAATTTGTGTTGGCCAATACCTATATCCGACCGTTTGAGCGGATGCAGTTTATGCGCGGCACCGAGGTCAAGCACAACAAGGACGTCGACGTCGACGA is a window encoding:
- a CDS encoding methyltransferase, whose translation is MTSRERVFKTLNHEEIDRFPRSLWSLPNVRLFKSEQLEDFKKRFEEDTFNPRIHYGKSRYAQGTQGRKGNYIDEFGCFWTAAEEGVVGEVKKPILEDWDDFDNYRFPTELIDELDLTGFDEQCKKSDKFVLANTYIRPFERMQFMRGTEVKHNKDVDVD